One stretch of Methanothrix sp. DNA includes these proteins:
- a CDS encoding AMP-binding protein, giving the protein MASLLHKFVSRVEFDSYEDFRNNFRIIVPENFNFAYDVVDVYAHEQPDKIALVWCNDHGEERIFTFRDMKHWSDRAASLFRSYGIRKGDTVMLTLKSRYDFWICMIGLNKIGAVAIPSTHMLKAKDIVYRIKKANLKMVVCIIEDGVPEEVDLAHKELGDIHLIKAFVGREDQEREGWINFRRALADASPDFTRPAGEEATRNEDVLIAYFTSGTTGYPKMVKHDQTYPLGHILTAKYWQNVMDDGLHYTVADTGWAKCAWGKIYGQWIAGSAVFVYDYDRFDAGRMMEKLSKYKVTTFCAPPTIYRFMIKGDMSKYDFSTLKYAVTAGEPLNPSVYEKFLEVTGLRLMEGYGQTETVVTIANFPWMEPKPGSMGKPAPGFDIVLLKDSRQCEVGEEGEIVIRTDKGKPVGLFIDYHLDPDRVRNTWHDGYYHTGDTAWVDEDGYIWFVGRTDDMIKTSGYRVGPFEVESALMTHPAVLECAITGVPDPIRGQVIKATVVLTKGYTPSEELKRELQEHVKRITAPYKYPRIVEFVEELPKTISGKIRRVEIREKDKPYPIINITECKGCERCVLACPVNVLRMSEELNSRGYRYSTYLGDGCIGCGACYYTCPEPNALAVHIPSKGE; this is encoded by the coding sequence TTGGCATCGCTTCTGCACAAGTTTGTGTCAAGGGTCGAGTTCGACTCATACGAGGATTTCAGGAACAACTTCAGAATAATAGTTCCGGAGAACTTCAACTTCGCCTACGATGTCGTCGATGTTTACGCTCATGAACAGCCTGATAAGATCGCTCTGGTCTGGTGCAACGATCACGGTGAGGAGAGGATATTCACATTCAGGGACATGAAGCACTGGAGCGACAGAGCGGCCAGTCTCTTCAGGAGCTACGGAATCAGAAAAGGCGATACTGTGATGCTCACGCTGAAGAGCCGCTACGACTTCTGGATCTGCATGATAGGGCTCAACAAGATAGGGGCTGTGGCCATCCCTTCGACCCACATGCTCAAGGCGAAGGACATTGTCTACAGAATAAAAAAGGCTAACCTGAAGATGGTTGTGTGCATCATCGAGGATGGCGTGCCTGAGGAGGTCGATCTCGCTCACAAAGAGCTCGGCGATATCCATCTCATAAAAGCATTTGTGGGCAGAGAGGATCAGGAGAGGGAGGGATGGATAAACTTCAGGCGCGCGCTTGCTGATGCATCTCCTGATTTCACAAGACCTGCTGGGGAGGAGGCCACCAGGAACGAGGATGTGCTTATAGCTTACTTCACCTCCGGAACCACAGGCTATCCAAAGATGGTGAAGCATGATCAGACATACCCGCTGGGACACATACTCACAGCGAAGTACTGGCAGAACGTCATGGATGATGGACTGCACTACACGGTCGCGGATACAGGCTGGGCGAAGTGCGCCTGGGGCAAGATATACGGCCAGTGGATAGCCGGCTCAGCGGTTTTCGTCTACGACTACGACAGGTTTGATGCGGGAAGGATGATGGAGAAGCTATCAAAATATAAGGTCACAACATTCTGCGCCCCTCCGACGATCTACAGGTTCATGATCAAGGGGGATATGTCGAAGTACGATTTCTCCACATTAAAATACGCGGTCACCGCAGGCGAGCCCCTGAATCCATCGGTGTATGAGAAGTTTCTGGAGGTCACAGGCCTCAGGCTGATGGAGGGCTATGGCCAGACTGAAACTGTGGTGACGATAGCGAACTTCCCGTGGATGGAGCCGAAGCCGGGATCCATGGGCAAGCCCGCACCTGGCTTCGATATCGTTCTCCTGAAGGACAGCAGGCAATGCGAGGTGGGAGAGGAGGGCGAGATAGTCATCCGTACAGACAAAGGAAAGCCGGTCGGGCTCTTCATCGACTATCACCTCGATCCAGACAGGGTGAGAAACACCTGGCACGATGGATACTATCACACGGGAGATACCGCGTGGGTCGATGAGGACGGATACATCTGGTTCGTTGGAAGGACAGATGACATGATAAAGACCTCCGGCTACAGGGTCGGGCCGTTTGAGGTCGAGAGCGCCCTGATGACACATCCCGCGGTCCTGGAGTGCGCCATAACAGGCGTTCCAGATCCCATAAGAGGGCAGGTGATCAAGGCGACTGTGGTTCTCACTAAGGGCTACACTCCCTCAGAGGAGCTGAAGAGAGAGCTGCAGGAGCATGTCAAGAGGATAACAGCCCCATACAAGTACCCCAGGATCGTGGAGTTCGTGGAGGAGCTCCCGAAGACGATAAGCGGGAAGATAAGAAGAGTGGAGATCAGGGAGAAGGACAAGCCGTATCCAATTATAAATATAACGGAATGCAAGGGCTGTGAGCGGTGCGTTCTAGCATGCCCTGTGAACGTGCTCAGGATGAGTGAGGAGCTGAACAGCAGGGGCTACAGATACTCGACGTACCTGGGCGACGGATGCATAGGATGCGGCGCATGCTACTACACATGCCCCGAGCCAAACGCGCTTGCTGTTCACATACCATCGAAGGGCGAGTGA
- a CDS encoding coenzyme F420-0:L-glutamate ligase, translating to MIESVSLHLVRGLPVIKEGDCLADLIQSRFELLDGDLVCIASTVVSKSEGRVRDLSSYTPGERAFKIAGNLGKDPRFVQAVLEESAQILLERPFLLVVTRFGHVCVNAGIDQSNVPAGRILLLPENPSLSAERIRRELSRDCPVIITDTCGRPFRFGVAGVAIGWSGLSPIRDWRGASDIHGRKLEITLEAVADEIAGMANLLMGEAGDSTPVVVVRGLPRFDGDGSVFMPEEQDVIRAVLSGRGSRRA from the coding sequence ATGATTGAATCTGTGAGCCTGCATCTCGTAAGGGGTCTTCCTGTTATCAAGGAGGGTGACTGTCTCGCGGACCTGATCCAGTCGAGGTTCGAGCTACTAGATGGCGATCTGGTCTGCATTGCAAGCACTGTGGTCTCAAAATCCGAGGGAAGGGTCAGGGATCTGAGCTCTTACACGCCAGGAGAGAGGGCGTTTAAGATTGCAGGAAATCTCGGAAAGGACCCCAGGTTTGTTCAGGCGGTTCTCGAGGAGTCCGCTCAGATCCTCCTCGAGCGCCCGTTTCTCCTGGTCGTCACCAGGTTCGGTCACGTCTGCGTCAACGCTGGCATAGACCAGTCGAACGTGCCGGCAGGGAGGATACTGCTCCTTCCGGAGAACCCATCGCTGAGCGCTGAGCGGATACGCAGAGAGCTGAGCAGGGATTGTCCGGTCATAATAACAGATACCTGCGGCAGACCGTTCAGGTTCGGGGTCGCTGGCGTGGCGATCGGCTGGTCCGGCCTCTCCCCCATCAGGGACTGGAGAGGTGCCTCTGATATCCACGGCAGGAAGCTAGAGATAACCCTGGAGGCAGTGGCTGATGAGATAGCAGGGATGGCGAACCTGCTGATGGGAGAGGCAGGGGATTCAACGCCCGTGGTCGTCGTTCGAGGGCTGCCGCGCTTCGATGGCGATGGCAGCGTCTTCATGCCGGAGGAGCAGGATGTGATAAGAGCTGTACTTTCAGGGCGTGGATCCCGAAGAGCCTGA
- a CDS encoding XRE family transcriptional regulator, which yields MNEKLEEIGSRIRELRELSKISPEEMAGYLKVPLETYCGYESGHLDIPASLLFKIAQRLDVDMSLLLTGQEPKMSIFTVTRKGEGVEVERRKQYRYQSLAGRFAHKKAEPFIVTVEPRSEKPAVYSHPGQEFDYILEGTIKIYIHNNEIVLNEGDSIFFDSSYDHAMEALNNRPARMLVIVM from the coding sequence ATGAACGAGAAGCTTGAGGAGATCGGATCGCGGATACGTGAGCTTCGAGAGCTCTCAAAGATATCACCAGAGGAGATGGCCGGCTATCTCAAAGTGCCGCTTGAGACCTACTGCGGGTACGAGTCAGGCCATCTGGACATACCGGCGAGTCTGCTTTTCAAGATCGCGCAGCGCCTCGATGTCGATATGAGCCTTCTGCTCACAGGCCAGGAGCCAAAGATGAGCATATTCACTGTGACCAGAAAGGGGGAGGGCGTTGAGGTCGAGAGAAGGAAGCAGTACAGGTACCAGAGCCTCGCAGGGAGGTTCGCTCATAAGAAGGCGGAGCCGTTCATAGTCACCGTCGAGCCGAGGTCGGAAAAGCCAGCTGTCTACAGCCATCCCGGCCAGGAGTTCGACTACATCCTCGAGGGGACCATAAAGATATACATTCACAACAACGAGATCGTCCTCAACGAGGGAGATTCGATATTCTTCGATTCGTCATATGATCATGCCATGGAGGCTCTCAACAACAGACCTGCCAGGATGCTTGTCATTGTCATGTGA
- the carA gene encoding glutamine-hydrolyzing carbamoyl-phosphate synthase small subunit, with the protein MIGVLGLEDGTLVEGYGFGAPGIVTGEIVFTTVMSGYEEALTDPSYNGQILLFTYPLQGNYGVSGDEFQSDRMWPRGMVCRHIWPSPKHHRSTRTLAEFLVDEGRPGIHGVDTRMLTVRIRRLGAMKAALAVGESEVRGIDIVQVARDQPSISSLDLLSEVTCRSPYRIRGPGPRLAVIDLGIKRHILKSLECRGFDLHVLPAHSSISDIEAIEPDGLFISNGPGDPERAVSAIEAVRHFAGSMPIFGICLGHQVISLALGARTFKLKFGHHGGNQPVKDLESRIVYITSQNHNFAVVPESVEGTDLEITQLNANDGTVEGIRSRYLKILAVQYHPEAHPGPMCTEDPFFSSVLKIASGGD; encoded by the coding sequence ATGATTGGGGTCTTAGGGTTAGAGGATGGCACTCTGGTAGAGGGCTACGGTTTTGGTGCCCCAGGGATCGTAACCGGAGAGATCGTTTTCACCACAGTGATGTCTGGATATGAGGAGGCGCTGACAGATCCATCATACAACGGGCAGATCCTGCTCTTCACATACCCGCTACAGGGCAACTACGGCGTGAGCGGTGATGAGTTCCAGTCGGATCGCATGTGGCCCAGGGGGATGGTCTGCAGGCACATCTGGCCGAGCCCGAAGCATCACAGGTCTACGAGAACGCTCGCGGAGTTTCTTGTCGATGAGGGCAGGCCGGGGATACATGGCGTGGATACCAGGATGCTCACAGTCAGGATAAGAAGGCTGGGTGCCATGAAGGCGGCTCTAGCTGTTGGTGAGTCTGAGGTGAGGGGGATCGACATCGTGCAGGTCGCCAGGGATCAGCCCTCGATATCGTCCCTGGATCTGCTGAGCGAGGTCACCTGCAGAAGCCCGTACAGGATAAGGGGACCGGGCCCGAGGCTGGCAGTAATAGACCTAGGGATAAAGCGGCACATACTGAAGAGCCTGGAGTGCCGCGGGTTCGATCTGCACGTTCTTCCTGCACATTCGAGCATCTCGGATATAGAGGCGATCGAGCCTGATGGTCTTTTCATATCGAACGGACCCGGAGACCCTGAGAGGGCGGTGAGCGCCATAGAGGCTGTCAGGCATTTCGCAGGATCGATGCCGATATTCGGCATATGCCTCGGCCATCAGGTCATCTCGCTGGCGCTGGGCGCGAGGACGTTCAAGCTGAAGTTCGGCCATCACGGAGGCAACCAGCCGGTGAAGGACCTCGAGAGCAGGATTGTCTACATAACATCACAGAACCACAACTTCGCAGTTGTTCCCGAATCGGTTGAAGGTACAGATCTTGAGATAACACAGCTGAATGCGAACGATGGGACCGTCGAGGGGATCAGGAGCAGGTACCTGAAGATCCTGGCGGTTCAGTACCATCCCGAGGCGCATCCAGGACCGATGTGCACAGAGGATCCGTTCTTCAGCTCTGTTTTAAAGATCGCATCCGGAGGCGATTGA
- a CDS encoding Vms1/Ankzf1 family peptidyl-tRNA hydrolase produces the protein MDLFGKKRYQERIAELERMLQDLTREREELEHALQKREERLKRITSAYQEARRALKEAELRLREASERPSKAHPSEEHSEAPGVERLSPRAMKRLLRRLDDIESAEEVILSEYRKPGGNLESMPEAILPRSLKALASERGISLLSLQDVFTLVIVPPLPFGSESMTRGRRFDLAPIQEIMETPVLLVSAHAGESMIMVSLGADHIETFEIVKTPVKEKHSKGGWSQRRFERLREEDIRRHGEHLRERVEKAAERYAPLVRCVTVSGEPELISCLNQCFSLPVIRARLGRHDERNPERTLEELYTYTLFRM, from the coding sequence GTGGATCTCTTCGGGAAAAAGCGATATCAGGAGCGGATTGCAGAGCTTGAACGTATGCTCCAGGACCTCACCCGGGAGAGAGAGGAGCTTGAGCACGCGCTTCAGAAGCGTGAGGAGCGCCTTAAGAGGATCACAAGCGCATATCAGGAGGCCAGGCGCGCCCTGAAGGAGGCGGAGCTCAGGCTCAGAGAAGCCTCAGAGCGCCCTTCTAAGGCTCACCCTTCTGAGGAGCATTCTGAGGCTCCTGGCGTTGAGAGGCTCTCTCCAAGGGCGATGAAGCGGCTGCTCAGGCGGCTCGATGACATAGAATCAGCTGAAGAGGTTATCCTCAGCGAGTATCGCAAACCAGGAGGGAACCTGGAGAGCATGCCTGAAGCAATCCTCCCGAGATCCCTGAAGGCACTGGCATCTGAAAGGGGCATCTCTCTTCTCAGCCTACAGGATGTCTTCACGCTCGTGATCGTGCCACCTCTGCCGTTCGGTTCTGAGAGCATGACCAGGGGCCGCAGGTTCGATCTTGCTCCCATCCAGGAGATCATGGAGACTCCTGTGCTTCTCGTATCGGCACATGCCGGCGAGAGCATGATCATGGTCTCACTGGGAGCAGACCACATCGAGACCTTTGAGATTGTGAAGACGCCTGTAAAGGAGAAGCACTCGAAAGGGGGATGGTCGCAGCGCAGGTTCGAGCGGCTGAGGGAGGAGGACATAAGGAGGCACGGCGAGCATCTCAGGGAGAGGGTGGAGAAAGCAGCTGAGCGATATGCTCCGCTTGTGAGATGCGTGACCGTGAGCGGCGAGCCTGAGCTCATCAGCTGTTTGAACCAGTGCTTCAGCCTGCCTGTGATCAGAGCCAGGCTGGGCAGGCATGATGAGCGGAACCCGGAGAGGACACTTGAGGAGCTGTACACATACACGCTCTTCAGGATGTAG
- a CDS encoding 2-oxoacid:acceptor oxidoreductase family protein yields the protein MRKDLGGHPGLYSEYPRKGGSAPGATHYCPGCGHGILHKLIGEAMADLGIQDRCVLLSPVGCAVFAYYYLDCGHVQAAHGRAPAIGTGISRAEDDAIVISYQGDGDLASIGLNETIQAANRGEKMAVFFVNNTVYGMTGGQMAPTTLVGEVTSTTPTGRDPREAGYPLHICEILDTLRAPVYIERVSLSDIEHIRKARRAVRKALEIQRDKKGYAFVEFLSPCPTILRMDAKGVERFINEEMEREFPLKRFRDRSAEAEPIVRSRSDFSKEALDRIFGVSGEGAIEPVPDPEFGTRSVRISGFGGQGVLSMGLALAQAAYLSRRFVSWYPDYGPEQRGGTSNCTVVISGEPISSPVVDEIDILVAFNRPSLEKFSSSVRELVLYDMLAGEFKGSMNSIPVPATEIATQKGAQQAANTAMLGALMASGSLGLPEDSFVGAIKDAFSKKPKLVPLNLEIFGAGADWVRKMVR from the coding sequence ATGAGAAAAGATCTCGGCGGGCATCCGGGCCTTTACAGCGAGTACCCCAGGAAGGGGGGAAGCGCACCAGGAGCGACGCACTACTGTCCCGGCTGTGGCCATGGTATCCTGCACAAGCTTATAGGCGAGGCGATGGCTGATCTCGGCATACAGGACAGATGCGTCCTTCTGAGTCCTGTCGGGTGTGCTGTCTTCGCCTACTACTACCTTGACTGTGGCCATGTCCAGGCAGCCCATGGCAGAGCTCCTGCAATAGGCACAGGGATTTCAAGGGCTGAGGACGATGCGATAGTGATCTCATATCAGGGGGATGGTGATCTCGCGTCAATAGGGCTCAACGAGACGATACAGGCCGCTAACCGCGGGGAGAAGATGGCCGTCTTCTTCGTCAACAACACGGTCTACGGGATGACGGGCGGCCAGATGGCTCCGACCACACTGGTTGGAGAGGTCACATCCACAACGCCAACTGGAAGAGATCCAAGAGAGGCGGGCTACCCACTGCACATCTGCGAGATCCTGGACACGCTCAGGGCGCCTGTTTACATAGAGCGCGTCTCTCTCTCTGATATAGAGCACATCAGGAAGGCCAGAAGGGCGGTGAGGAAGGCGCTTGAGATACAGAGGGACAAGAAGGGATACGCTTTTGTGGAGTTCCTCTCGCCATGCCCGACGATACTGAGGATGGATGCCAAGGGAGTTGAGCGCTTCATAAATGAGGAGATGGAGAGGGAGTTCCCTCTGAAGCGGTTCAGGGACAGATCCGCAGAGGCTGAGCCGATTGTGAGGAGCAGGAGCGATTTCTCAAAGGAGGCGCTTGACCGCATATTTGGTGTGTCAGGAGAGGGGGCGATAGAGCCGGTGCCTGATCCAGAGTTCGGCACGCGAAGCGTCAGGATCTCCGGTTTCGGAGGGCAGGGTGTTCTCAGCATGGGGCTCGCGCTCGCCCAGGCCGCGTATCTTTCGCGCAGGTTCGTCTCATGGTACCCGGACTACGGGCCGGAGCAGAGGGGAGGCACATCAAACTGCACTGTGGTGATATCAGGAGAGCCGATATCATCGCCTGTCGTGGATGAGATCGATATCCTGGTGGCATTCAACCGGCCGTCGCTGGAGAAGTTCTCGTCCAGTGTCAGAGAGCTCGTGCTCTATGATATGCTCGCGGGCGAGTTTAAGGGAAGCATGAATTCCATACCTGTGCCTGCGACGGAGATCGCCACGCAGAAGGGAGCACAGCAGGCTGCGAACACCGCGATGCTCGGCGCTCTCATGGCCTCCGGCAGTCTTGGGCTCCCTGAGGACTCGTTTGTGGGCGCGATAAAGGACGCCTTCTCTAAGAAGCCGAAGCTGGTGCCTCTGAACCTGGAGATATTCGGGGCAGGGGCGGACTGGGTGCGGAAGATGGTCCGATGA
- a CDS encoding TATA-box-binding protein encodes MESTINIENVVASTKLADEFDLVKIESELEGAEYNKEKFPGLVYRVRSPKAAFLIFTSGKVVCTGAKNVEDVRTVITNMARTLKSIGFDNINLEPEIHVQNIVASADLKTDLNLNAIALGLGLENIEYEPEQFPGLVYRIRQPKVVVLIFSSGKLVVTGGKSPEECEEGVRIVRQQLENLGLL; translated from the coding sequence ATGGAGTCCACAATAAATATCGAGAACGTGGTGGCATCCACAAAGCTTGCTGATGAGTTCGATCTCGTCAAGATCGAGTCCGAGCTTGAAGGCGCTGAGTACAACAAGGAGAAGTTTCCCGGGCTTGTTTACAGGGTCAGGTCTCCAAAGGCAGCTTTTCTGATTTTCACATCCGGCAAGGTTGTCTGCACCGGCGCCAAGAACGTGGAGGATGTGAGGACCGTCATCACAAACATGGCCCGGACGCTGAAGTCAATAGGGTTTGATAACATCAACCTCGAGCCGGAGATCCACGTTCAGAATATTGTGGCCTCCGCAGATCTAAAGACAGATCTCAACCTCAACGCCATCGCCCTTGGCCTCGGTCTTGAGAACATAGAGTACGAGCCTGAGCAGTTTCCGGGGCTTGTTTACAGGATCAGGCAGCCCAAGGTGGTGGTGCTGATATTCAGCTCTGGGAAGCTGGTAGTGACAGGCGGAAAATCTCCTGAGGAGTGCGAGGAGGGTGTGAGGATCGTGAGGCAGCAGCTCGAGAACCTCGGACTGCTCTGA
- a CDS encoding 3-methyl-2-oxobutanoate dehydrogenase subunit VorB, whose protein sequence is MPSKLVAGNTAVVIGAMYAGCDCFFGYPITPASEILQEAARYFPMVGRKFVQAESEEAAINMVYGAAAAGHRVLAASSGPGMSLKQEGVSYLAGAELPCVIVDINRAGPGLGNIGPEQSDYNQTTKGGGHGCYRNIVLAPNSVQEMCDHTIKAFELAFKYRNPAVVLADGVLGHMVEPLRFPESAITPVIDTSWAVCGTRETRGNVITSIFLNFDELERHNLRLQEKYRRIREKEVSYETYRMDDANVVLVSYGISSRIARSAVDAARRDGVRAGLFRPITLFPFPDRALKEIADRGCRFISVEMSDGQMRDDIILATGADVELVSRYGGNLITREEIMRKIREVSR, encoded by the coding sequence ATGCCATCAAAGCTGGTAGCGGGCAATACAGCTGTTGTGATCGGGGCGATGTATGCGGGCTGCGACTGCTTCTTCGGCTACCCCATAACCCCTGCAAGCGAGATCCTCCAGGAGGCAGCCAGGTACTTCCCGATGGTTGGGAGGAAGTTCGTCCAGGCTGAGTCTGAGGAGGCCGCGATAAACATGGTTTATGGGGCGGCTGCTGCCGGACACAGGGTGCTTGCCGCCTCCTCAGGACCCGGCATGAGCCTCAAGCAGGAGGGCGTGAGCTACCTGGCAGGGGCCGAGCTCCCGTGCGTCATAGTAGATATCAACAGAGCAGGACCTGGCCTGGGCAACATAGGGCCAGAGCAGTCGGATTACAACCAGACCACAAAAGGCGGGGGACACGGCTGCTACAGGAACATCGTGCTTGCTCCAAACTCCGTACAGGAGATGTGCGATCACACCATAAAAGCCTTCGAGCTTGCGTTCAAATACAGGAACCCGGCCGTAGTGCTTGCAGATGGTGTTCTGGGACACATGGTCGAGCCGCTCAGGTTCCCTGAGAGCGCGATCACGCCGGTGATAGACACATCATGGGCGGTCTGTGGGACACGTGAGACGAGAGGGAATGTTATAACATCGATCTTTCTCAACTTCGATGAACTTGAGAGACACAACCTCAGGCTTCAGGAGAAGTACAGGCGCATAAGGGAGAAAGAGGTATCCTATGAGACCTACAGGATGGACGATGCAAATGTGGTTCTTGTGTCGTATGGCATAAGCAGCAGGATCGCCAGGTCTGCGGTCGATGCCGCCAGGCGGGATGGCGTGAGGGCAGGTCTGTTCAGGCCCATAACGCTCTTCCCGTTCCCGGACAGGGCGTTAAAGGAGATCGCTGACCGGGGCTGCAGGTTCATATCTGTGGAGATGAGCGACGGCCAGATGAGGGATGACATAATTCTCGCAACAGGCGCAGATGTTGAGCTTGTCTCGAGGTACGGAGGCAATCTCATCACACGCGAGGAGATCATGAGAAAGATCAGAGAGGTGAGCAGATGA
- a CDS encoding U32 family peptidase has protein sequence MRLKRSNEIPELLAPAGSWDALVAAVSAGADAVYLGGKRFSARMFAENFPSLEEAVDYAHSRGVRVYVTVNTLVHDGEIDELGDLLTELCEIGADAILVQDPGVVRLAREIVPELELHASTQMTIHSTEGVVWAARNGLKRVVLARELSVDEIKNIKIVSDDLGVGLEVFVHGALCYSYSGQCLLSSSMGGRSGNRGMCAQPCRKPYTLLRGAADEYGRLRDLRKTGMEGYLLSTRDLCTYPSLDKIVATGVDALKIEGRMKSAEYVAVVTGVYRDALDAIARGEWAPDEREIQRLALAFNRGFTEGYILGASDVMGREMPDNRGVIAGRILRCSGNVAVVSHTGGILPEPGDGVVLRSGGEEIGFVVRERIHLRGGVFRLRVPEGARAGMDVYITRSARLRDDADRIIRKGRDPIPLDLRISFDNGVPVADVYLDGPSGRIKVSVRGSTAMESARTLPLSVSQIESHLRRTGGTQFVFREMVIDYPGGLYTTPANLNQLRRDILRAAEAALVDAHKRECIGGGKPALERAERRAERLRISVYADTLEVIEGALTGGADRVYFEPLIADDLAALLEKASDLCEGRAELVWKWPRITRDRFLCMAGNILRDVSVDGIMVENLGALVAAERCGCEIFGGQGLNIWNSLSVCMLSRARALTLSPELSASQISSIAALRNRPDLEVIAQGNIVIAVTEDRLISEGDVCAIGDRKRVFPVRRDSTGVTNILNSVETCLLDHIPQISSMGVDSVAIDARWRTGRYAREMTEIYARAVREHSEIQELKSMVRRMAMGGITSGHFLRGVAEAGE, from the coding sequence ATGCGTTTGAAGAGATCGAATGAGATCCCGGAGCTTCTGGCCCCTGCAGGCTCCTGGGATGCGCTGGTCGCGGCAGTTTCAGCTGGAGCTGATGCTGTCTACCTTGGAGGAAAACGATTCAGCGCACGGATGTTCGCTGAGAACTTTCCCAGCCTGGAGGAGGCGGTGGATTACGCTCACTCGAGAGGTGTGAGGGTGTATGTGACTGTGAACACACTCGTTCATGATGGGGAGATTGATGAGCTGGGGGATCTCCTCACAGAGCTCTGCGAGATCGGCGCAGACGCAATACTCGTGCAGGATCCAGGAGTCGTCAGGCTCGCCAGGGAGATCGTCCCGGAGCTGGAGCTTCATGCCTCAACCCAGATGACGATCCACAGCACAGAGGGAGTCGTCTGGGCCGCGAGGAATGGGCTGAAACGTGTGGTGCTTGCCAGAGAACTGTCTGTTGACGAGATAAAAAATATTAAAATAGTTTCCGATGATCTGGGCGTCGGGCTTGAGGTCTTTGTCCATGGCGCGCTCTGCTACTCCTACTCAGGACAGTGTCTCCTCTCGTCATCGATGGGCGGGAGGAGCGGAAACCGCGGGATGTGCGCCCAGCCGTGCAGGAAGCCCTACACCCTGCTCCGAGGCGCTGCGGACGAATACGGGAGGCTGAGAGATCTGAGAAAGACAGGAATGGAAGGATATCTCCTGTCCACCCGTGATCTCTGCACGTATCCCTCCCTCGATAAGATCGTCGCAACCGGCGTCGACGCGCTCAAGATCGAGGGTCGGATGAAGTCTGCAGAGTACGTTGCCGTTGTGACTGGGGTTTACAGAGATGCTCTTGATGCCATAGCTCGAGGCGAATGGGCCCCGGATGAGAGGGAGATCCAGAGGCTCGCGCTCGCGTTCAACAGGGGGTTTACAGAGGGATACATCCTGGGCGCATCGGATGTGATGGGCAGGGAGATGCCGGACAACAGGGGCGTCATTGCGGGCAGGATCCTGCGCTGCTCGGGCAATGTGGCAGTCGTATCTCACACAGGCGGGATCCTGCCAGAGCCTGGAGATGGTGTCGTGCTCCGCTCAGGAGGGGAGGAGATCGGATTCGTTGTGAGAGAGAGAATCCATTTGAGGGGCGGCGTGTTCAGGCTCAGGGTGCCTGAGGGGGCCCGGGCAGGAATGGATGTTTACATAACGCGATCCGCCAGGCTGAGGGATGATGCTGATAGGATAATCAGAAAGGGCAGAGATCCGATCCCGCTCGATCTGCGGATATCCTTTGACAATGGTGTGCCGGTTGCGGATGTGTATCTTGATGGACCATCTGGACGGATAAAGGTCTCTGTGAGAGGGAGCACTGCCATGGAGTCGGCGAGAACGCTTCCCCTGAGCGTTTCACAGATAGAGTCTCACCTCCGGAGAACCGGGGGCACTCAGTTCGTCTTCAGGGAGATGGTAATCGATTATCCAGGGGGCCTTTACACCACGCCGGCGAACCTCAATCAGCTCAGAAGAGATATTCTCAGGGCTGCTGAGGCCGCTCTTGTGGATGCGCACAAAAGAGAGTGCATCGGAGGAGGAAAACCAGCCCTTGAGAGGGCTGAGAGGAGAGCTGAAAGGCTGAGGATATCGGTTTACGCCGACACCCTGGAGGTTATCGAAGGAGCGCTGACAGGCGGCGCAGATAGGGTGTACTTCGAGCCGCTGATCGCAGATGATCTGGCCGCTCTCCTGGAGAAGGCTTCCGATCTCTGTGAGGGACGCGCAGAGCTGGTCTGGAAGTGGCCCCGGATCACCAGGGATCGTTTTCTGTGCATGGCCGGGAACATTTTGCGCGATGTTTCAGTCGATGGGATCATGGTGGAGAACCTGGGCGCCCTTGTGGCCGCAGAGCGATGCGGATGCGAGATCTTCGGAGGCCAGGGGCTGAACATCTGGAACTCGCTGAGCGTGTGCATGCTCTCCAGAGCGAGAGCCCTGACGCTCTCACCTGAGCTCTCCGCGAGCCAGATCTCCTCCATCGCTGCTCTCCGCAACAGACCTGATCTTGAGGTGATCGCCCAGGGAAACATCGTGATCGCAGTGACCGAGGACAGGCTCATCTCCGAGGGCGATGTCTGCGCGATCGGGGACCGCAAGCGCGTCTTTCCCGTAAGGAGAGATTCCACAGGTGTGACGAACATACTGAACAGCGTGGAGACCTGCCTGCTTGATCACATTCCACAGATCTCCTCGATGGGTGTGGATTCTGTGGCAATAGATGCCAGATGGAGGACCGGAAGGTATGCCAGAGAGATGACCGAGATCTACGCGAGGGCTGTCAGAGAGCATTCAGAGATACAGGAGCTCAAAAGCATGGTCCGGCGAATGGCCATGGGAGGGATCACCTCAGGCCATTTCCTCAGGGGCGTGGCAGAGGCAGGCGAATGA